In Treponema denticola, one genomic interval encodes:
- a CDS encoding extracellular solute-binding protein — translation MKIIRFVVICLLICSSTGCTKKNIAKYDIENVLNKNNPVTINIWHYYTASQKDKFDELIENFNTSEGAKYGVYAQGIRRAGNASEISAFLADALAQKLGADDIPDIFSAYPDTAYEFNVQDLLLDLSDFFTEKEKEEYVKGFLYSSGFGIKNEIKLFPVAKSTEILILNETAWKPFTEAMGVSYNDLITWEDLVKTAELYYKWTDSLTDAPNDGKPFFGRDALSNYILTGTYELGNSIFNVLENGDVDFVFDKKVLRTCWDNYYVPFVKGFFTAKGRFRSDDLKTGDIIACITSTSSAIYLPSKVIDASGNFTPVDLHVLPLPHFRNAKNKAIVQQGAGMAVLKSNLKRETASVLFLKWLTNMQKYSEFAVSTGYLPVKKKELELEAVTSAFCSNNICVLPVVQDSLKVSLEAIKSIDLYFQPAFKNSDKARNLLADLLQEKAKEDRAKVLESIKAGKSYEEALNEFLSDNVFEEWLKKLKQNLYDLK, via the coding sequence ATGAAAATCATAAGATTTGTTGTTATATGTTTACTTATATGCTCATCTACAGGCTGTACAAAAAAAAATATAGCTAAATATGATATAGAAAATGTTTTAAATAAAAATAATCCGGTAACAATAAATATTTGGCACTATTATACTGCATCGCAAAAAGATAAATTTGACGAATTAATCGAAAATTTTAATACTTCTGAAGGAGCCAAATATGGCGTTTATGCACAGGGTATAAGGAGGGCAGGAAATGCAAGCGAAATATCGGCTTTTCTTGCCGATGCTTTGGCTCAAAAACTTGGGGCAGATGATATTCCCGATATTTTTTCCGCTTATCCCGATACAGCTTATGAATTTAATGTGCAAGATCTCTTATTAGACTTATCCGATTTTTTTACGGAAAAAGAAAAAGAAGAATATGTAAAAGGTTTTTTATATTCCTCCGGATTCGGAATAAAAAATGAAATTAAGCTTTTTCCTGTTGCAAAATCTACCGAGATTTTAATTTTAAATGAAACTGCATGGAAACCTTTTACAGAAGCCATGGGTGTTTCTTACAATGATTTGATTACATGGGAGGACTTGGTAAAGACCGCAGAATTATATTATAAGTGGACCGATTCGTTAACGGATGCGCCTAATGACGGTAAGCCTTTTTTTGGACGGGATGCTCTGAGTAACTATATTTTAACCGGAACCTATGAACTCGGTAACAGCATTTTCAATGTTTTAGAAAACGGGGATGTTGATTTTGTCTTCGATAAAAAAGTTCTGCGTACCTGTTGGGATAATTATTATGTTCCATTTGTAAAAGGTTTTTTTACTGCAAAAGGAAGATTTAGGAGTGATGATTTAAAAACCGGAGATATCATTGCCTGCATAACATCAACTTCTTCTGCAATATATTTACCGTCTAAAGTCATAGATGCTTCAGGTAATTTTACTCCGGTTGATTTGCACGTTTTACCCCTTCCGCATTTTAGAAATGCAAAGAATAAAGCTATCGTTCAGCAGGGAGCCGGCATGGCTGTACTTAAAAGTAATTTAAAGCGTGAAACAGCCTCTGTCCTTTTTTTAAAATGGCTTACAAATATGCAAAAATATTCGGAATTTGCAGTTTCTACGGGATACTTGCCTGTAAAGAAAAAAGAGCTTGAGCTTGAAGCTGTTACATCAGCTTTTTGCAGTAACAATATCTGTGTTTTGCCTGTTGTTCAAGATTCTCTTAAAGTCAGTTTAGAAGCAATAAAGTCTATAGATCTTTATTTTCAACCTGCTTTTAAGAATTCGGATAAGGCAAGAAATCTTCTTGCCGATTTATTACAGGAAAAAGCAAAAGAAGATAGGGCTAAGGTTCTTGAAAGCATTAAAGCCGGAAAAAGTTATGAAGAAGCTTTAAATGAATTTCTTAGCGATAATGTTTTTGAAGAATGGTTAAAAAAACTTAAACAAAATTTATATGATTTAAAAT
- a CDS encoding tetratricopeptide repeat protein produces MALEENKDLAQKINDFLTANRKIVLVLFALVIIAVMGAIIWSYTVENSRKTSVTQVERIIYDLEEFKQENKAEDTGSDTDKKTSNAVKELEDKSIEELKLLGVKYANSYAGFRANTVIAEIYFERKMYEDALKFYELAADAVKNSYVEGIASFNAAACADELGNNEKALSYYERVSKVENFPLIPRALFNVGRLYEALSKKDEAILSYNKLLEKYPQNEWALLAKSRIIVLTGNDTK; encoded by the coding sequence ATGGCTTTAGAAGAAAATAAGGATTTGGCACAAAAGATCAATGATTTTTTGACAGCAAACAGAAAAATAGTACTTGTGCTTTTTGCTTTGGTTATAATAGCAGTAATGGGGGCCATTATTTGGTCTTATACAGTTGAAAATTCAAGAAAGACTTCGGTAACACAGGTCGAGAGAATAATTTATGATCTTGAAGAATTTAAGCAAGAAAATAAAGCCGAAGATACCGGTTCGGATACTGACAAAAAGACTTCAAATGCGGTAAAAGAACTGGAAGACAAATCCATTGAAGAATTAAAACTTCTTGGAGTAAAATATGCTAATTCCTATGCGGGTTTTAGAGCAAATACCGTAATTGCAGAAATATATTTTGAAAGAAAAATGTATGAAGATGCTTTAAAATTTTATGAACTGGCAGCAGATGCTGTAAAAAACTCTTATGTTGAAGGAATTGCATCTTTTAATGCTGCAGCTTGTGCGGATGAGTTAGGTAATAATGAAAAGGCTCTATCTTACTACGAAAGGGTTTCAAAGGTTGAAAATTTTCCGCTAATCCCTAGGGCTCTTTTTAATGTAGGCCGCTTGTATGAAGCTTTGTCCAAAAAAGATGAGGCTATACTTTCATATAATAAGCTTTTGGAAAAATATCCTCAGAACGAATGGGCTCTTCTTGCAAAGTCCCGCATAATTGTTCTTACAGGGAATGATACAAAATAG
- a CDS encoding sigma-54-dependent Fis family transcriptional regulator, protein MSEVESIKRDKLNTLINTSLLINSNYSDLSILLEKIVESAMQVVEGDAASLLMMEPDGDKLRFEIAIGPKGIEAKKIVVGLDGIAGWTVKYNRSVIINDVLSDPRFDPTVQKATGYRNRNMIAVPMRIKDECIGVIEVLNKTGGKNFDSDDLNVLELFATQTAIAYQNANHYKKSREEIICLQDQLEQDRGYHTFIAKSNVMIEKLELCRNIAASDASVLILGESGVGKELIAEQLHLNSRRVSKPFIRVNCAALPEGLLESELFGHVRGSFTDAISDRKGRFELADQGTIFLDEIGDIPLALQTKLLRVLQEMAFEKVGSNKTIKVDTRIIAATNKNIEDLVKQGKFRSDLYYRLNVLPIYIPPLRNRREDIPELAQFFLKKFVKEVKKPFLGFSPDAERLIKAYSWPGNIRELENAVERACVLGKPPYIEQKDLLLKLDNPSFAAEVNYKDVDLKSAINDFKKSFIAGVLNEQKWNQTIAAEKLGIQRTYLSRLIKELEIKEI, encoded by the coding sequence ATGAGTGAAGTTGAGAGCATTAAAAGAGATAAGCTTAATACTCTTATAAACACAAGCTTGTTGATTAACTCAAATTATTCCGATTTGAGTATTCTTTTGGAGAAGATTGTAGAGTCGGCAATGCAGGTTGTAGAGGGAGATGCTGCGTCTCTTTTGATGATGGAACCGGATGGCGATAAACTGCGTTTTGAAATTGCAATAGGTCCTAAAGGTATTGAAGCAAAAAAAATTGTAGTCGGTTTAGACGGTATTGCCGGTTGGACTGTAAAGTATAACCGGAGTGTTATCATAAATGATGTTCTAAGCGATCCGCGCTTTGATCCTACAGTACAGAAGGCAACAGGTTATAGGAACCGTAATATGATTGCGGTTCCTATGCGTATAAAGGATGAGTGTATAGGCGTTATTGAAGTTCTAAACAAGACCGGAGGAAAGAATTTTGATTCCGATGACTTAAATGTGCTTGAACTTTTTGCTACTCAGACTGCTATAGCCTATCAAAATGCAAACCATTATAAAAAATCCCGCGAAGAGATTATATGCCTTCAAGATCAGTTGGAGCAGGATAGGGGCTATCATACTTTTATAGCAAAGAGCAATGTAATGATAGAAAAACTTGAGCTTTGCCGTAACATAGCTGCATCCGATGCTTCTGTTCTTATATTGGGGGAAAGCGGGGTAGGAAAGGAGCTTATTGCAGAACAGCTCCACTTGAATTCACGGCGTGTAAGTAAACCCTTTATTAGAGTAAACTGTGCAGCTTTGCCTGAAGGCTTGCTTGAAAGTGAGCTTTTCGGCCATGTAAGAGGTTCTTTTACGGATGCAATTTCCGATAGAAAGGGGCGTTTTGAGCTGGCCGATCAAGGAACTATATTCTTGGATGAAATAGGCGACATACCTCTTGCCTTACAGACAAAACTTTTGAGAGTTTTGCAGGAAATGGCCTTTGAAAAAGTAGGATCAAATAAGACGATAAAAGTAGATACTCGTATTATTGCCGCTACAAACAAGAATATTGAAGATCTTGTTAAACAGGGAAAGTTCAGGTCGGATCTTTATTATAGATTAAATGTTTTACCTATATACATTCCTCCTCTTAGGAATCGAAGGGAAGATATACCGGAGCTCGCTCAGTTTTTTTTAAAAAAATTCGTAAAAGAAGTAAAAAAGCCCTTTTTAGGTTTTTCGCCTGATGCAGAAAGACTTATAAAAGCTTATTCATGGCCGGGAAATATACGGGAACTTGAAAACGCCGTTGAGCGGGCTTGTGTTTTAGGTAAACCGCCTTATATTGAGCAAAAAGATCTACTTTTAAAGCTTGATAACCCCTCCTTTGCGGCTGAGGTAAATTATAAGGACGTGGACTTAAAATCTGCAATAAATGACTTTAAAAAATCCTTTATTGCCGGAGTGCTCAATGAGCAAAAATGGAATCAAACAATTGCAGCTGAAAAACTCGGAATACAGCGTACATATTTATCGAGATTGATAAAAGAGCTTGAAATTAAGGAGATATAA
- the rpsA gene encoding 30S ribosomal protein S1, whose translation MIIAIDGPAGSGKSTLAKMIAEHFNITFMNTGSFYRALALAVLRSFGGGSDGNGGQMPDLSDEKKWASFAEKTELFYKNGSMFLGEENVEPYLRSDAVEAIVAPLSAIVPIRHILNEKIREEAARSGAVCEGRDMTTVVFPNADIKFYLDASVDARAKRRFEQGTSNLSLEEIKKAILERDEVDKTKKEGSLKVAPDAVYLDTSDLTINEVYAKMLAEVSAIMPASKSENINNKGLSMEKMEVVKDVEKDSNGNIQAQLQEEYLNNFEAPEAGTIKEGYVVAVNNGTVFVDVGGKSEGHISLDEFDEEPKINDKVNVLIEKTEGSNGHLSVSKIKADRFILQRDFKQAYADRTPIEGTIVKQVRSGYEVKLGGGLTAFLPLSQADVSRVEKPETLVGLKSKFYIEKLSFNSRSGENIVVNRRKYMEERTEKERNAFFENTKIGDTVKGSVKSFTSFGAFIDLGGFDGLLHINDMSWGHVTRPKDFVKKGEEIELKVIRLDPENKRINLSLKHFTQDPWLQFEDKFHVDDIVTGTVTKTTDFGAFIELDEGIEGLAHISEFSWVKKINKPEDVLKPGDKVTCMILGYDIQAGRVSLGLKQVTDNPWDTIEERYPVGTRLTRKVVKITNAGAFISLEEGIDGFLHADDISWIKRVKHPGSELEVGQEIEVIVIECDAESRRIRLGIKQLTDDPWEKFASTYKVGSIVEGEVSSITDFGVFVKVPGDIEGLIHKQNLVESRDETPEEALAKYAVGDKIKAVVIEINPRNKKAAFSIKDFKRKQQQEEISQYMSTEQEDDDASYTLGDLLKNKPE comes from the coding sequence ATGATAATAGCGATTGATGGACCTGCCGGCTCTGGTAAAAGTACTCTTGCAAAAATGATTGCAGAACACTTTAATATTACGTTTATGAATACCGGCAGTTTTTATCGGGCATTAGCTCTGGCTGTTTTGCGCTCCTTTGGCGGGGGCAGCGACGGAAACGGAGGACAAATGCCTGACCTTTCGGATGAAAAAAAGTGGGCTTCCTTTGCCGAAAAAACCGAGCTTTTTTATAAAAACGGCTCTATGTTTTTAGGTGAAGAAAATGTTGAACCTTATCTTAGAAGCGATGCAGTGGAAGCTATAGTAGCTCCTCTTTCGGCTATAGTTCCTATAAGGCATATATTAAACGAAAAAATTCGCGAGGAAGCTGCTAGATCAGGGGCTGTCTGTGAGGGCAGGGATATGACTACCGTAGTTTTTCCGAATGCGGATATTAAGTTTTACCTTGATGCTTCAGTAGATGCAAGAGCCAAAAGACGCTTTGAGCAGGGGACAAGCAACCTTTCATTGGAAGAAATAAAAAAAGCGATTTTAGAAAGAGATGAAGTCGATAAAACCAAAAAAGAAGGGAGCTTAAAAGTAGCTCCCGATGCCGTGTACTTAGATACATCGGATTTAACTATAAATGAAGTTTATGCAAAAATGCTGGCAGAGGTGTCGGCAATAATGCCGGCATCAAAGTCGGAAAATATCAATAATAAAGGGTTATCTATGGAAAAGATGGAAGTGGTTAAGGATGTTGAAAAAGACTCCAACGGAAACATCCAAGCACAATTACAAGAGGAGTACTTAAATAATTTTGAGGCTCCAGAGGCGGGGACAATTAAAGAAGGTTATGTTGTTGCTGTAAACAACGGAACCGTTTTTGTCGATGTAGGCGGTAAATCCGAAGGTCATATTTCTTTGGATGAGTTTGATGAAGAACCTAAGATTAATGATAAGGTAAATGTACTTATCGAAAAAACCGAGGGATCGAATGGACATTTGTCCGTATCAAAGATCAAGGCCGATAGGTTTATTCTTCAAAGAGATTTTAAACAGGCTTATGCCGATAGAACACCGATTGAAGGTACTATTGTAAAGCAGGTTAGATCCGGGTATGAAGTTAAACTTGGCGGAGGCCTGACAGCTTTTTTACCTCTCAGCCAAGCTGATGTATCGCGTGTTGAAAAGCCTGAAACTTTGGTAGGTTTAAAGTCAAAATTCTATATAGAAAAACTTAGCTTTAATTCACGCTCTGGAGAGAATATTGTTGTAAACCGCCGTAAGTATATGGAAGAACGGACCGAAAAAGAAAGAAATGCTTTTTTTGAAAATACAAAGATAGGCGACACGGTAAAGGGCTCGGTTAAGAGCTTTACCAGCTTTGGTGCCTTTATCGATTTAGGCGGCTTTGACGGTCTTTTGCATATCAATGATATGAGCTGGGGCCATGTAACGCGTCCTAAGGACTTTGTAAAGAAGGGCGAAGAGATAGAACTTAAGGTAATCCGCCTTGATCCGGAGAACAAGAGAATAAACCTATCATTAAAGCATTTTACTCAGGATCCTTGGCTTCAGTTTGAGGATAAATTCCATGTTGATGACATCGTTACCGGAACTGTTACAAAGACTACCGACTTCGGTGCCTTTATCGAATTGGATGAAGGAATTGAAGGTTTGGCTCATATCAGCGAATTCAGCTGGGTTAAAAAAATTAACAAGCCTGAGGATGTATTAAAGCCCGGAGATAAGGTAACATGTATGATTCTAGGCTATGATATTCAGGCCGGCAGGGTTTCTTTAGGTCTAAAGCAAGTTACCGACAATCCGTGGGATACTATTGAAGAGCGTTACCCCGTAGGAACCCGTTTAACCCGAAAGGTTGTTAAAATTACCAATGCAGGCGCCTTTATTTCTCTTGAAGAAGGTATTGACGGATTTTTACATGCCGACGATATCTCTTGGATTAAGAGGGTAAAACATCCCGGAAGCGAGCTCGAAGTCGGCCAGGAAATCGAAGTTATCGTTATCGAGTGTGATGCCGAGTCAAGAAGAATTAGGTTGGGCATCAAGCAGTTAACTGATGATCCATGGGAAAAATTTGCTTCAACCTATAAAGTAGGTTCCATAGTTGAGGGAGAAGTTTCATCTATTACCGATTTCGGTGTATTTGTAAAAGTGCCCGGAGATATTGAAGGTTTAATTCATAAGCAGAATCTGGTAGAATCAAGAGATGAAACTCCTGAAGAAGCTCTTGCAAAGTATGCTGTAGGCGATAAAATTAAGGCTGTAGTAATTGAAATAAATCCAAGGAATAAAAAGGCTGCTTTTTCTATCAAGGATTTTAAACGAAAACAACAGCAAGAAGAAATTTCGCAATATATGTCGACCGAACAAGAAGATGATGATGCATCTTATACTCTTGGAGATCTTTTAAAGAATAAACCGGAGTAA
- a CDS encoding GerMN domain-containing protein: protein MRKSVIREFVKTDSPLTDTIQSLLTGPTNEESKKGLRTFIPPDTKLISIEVKNNIAEINLSEDFQFNRYGIEAYQAQLSQIVFTACEYSTVDSVQFLIQGQKKEYLGAEGIWIGSPLSVNSF, encoded by the coding sequence GTGCGCAAATCCGTTATAAGAGAATTTGTAAAAACCGATTCTCCTTTAACCGATACAATTCAGAGTCTTCTTACAGGCCCGACAAACGAGGAATCAAAAAAAGGATTAAGGACATTTATTCCGCCGGACACAAAACTAATATCTATTGAAGTAAAAAATAATATAGCAGAAATCAACCTTAGCGAAGACTTTCAATTTAACCGGTACGGAATAGAAGCCTATCAAGCGCAACTATCACAAATAGTATTCACTGCATGCGAATATTCAACTGTAGATTCGGTTCAATTTTTAATTCAGGGACAAAAGAAAGAATATTTGGGAGCGGAAGGTATATGGATAGGCTCACCTCTTTCCGTTAATTCATTCTAA
- a CDS encoding STAS domain-containing protein: protein MSNNSVIAGFDDEKDDSLKIRLQRVDGLDKCVVVFLNGYIDTYNSAFFQKRIAKIIDGGFIQIVFNCAALNYVSSTGIGSFTAFLKTVKPRGGDIVLLDIQPKVYEIFQLLGFSQFFNIKDALSDAVAFFQSSSTTANSQVFPKIFACPICSKKLKATKAGRFRCSECKTILAIDNNAQVFLG, encoded by the coding sequence ATGAGTAATAACAGTGTTATAGCCGGCTTTGATGATGAAAAAGATGATAGTTTAAAGATTCGGCTTCAAAGAGTAGATGGACTTGATAAGTGCGTGGTCGTTTTTTTAAACGGCTACATTGATACATATAACTCTGCGTTTTTCCAAAAACGTATAGCAAAGATAATTGACGGCGGATTTATACAGATTGTATTTAACTGTGCCGCTTTAAATTATGTTTCATCTACAGGTATAGGTTCTTTTACAGCCTTTTTAAAAACCGTAAAACCAAGAGGCGGAGATATCGTTTTATTGGATATTCAGCCTAAGGTTTACGAGATATTTCAGCTTTTAGGCTTTTCTCAATTTTTTAATATTAAGGATGCATTGTCCGATGCAGTGGCTTTCTTTCAAAGCTCAAGTACGACGGCAAACTCTCAAGTCTTTCCTAAAATATTTGCCTGCCCTATATGCTCAAAGAAGCTTAAGGCTACTAAGGCCGGCAGATTTAGATGTTCCGAATGTAAGACAATTTTAGCCATCGACAATAATGCTCAAGTATTCTTAGGCTAA
- a CDS encoding RNA methyltransferase — protein MNFEKTIILCRPETSANIGAVCRVMANTGFSDLRITGNKEDYDETEVLKLALHASHVWKNAHFYPPTIEGLKEAASDCSTLIGTSRRTGHKRKDLGMSPEDLCLDLKRFYGGRLGLVFGNERTGLTDEEINLCSFSVNIPAEEDFGSYNLSHAVLILCYSMYIAEKGNTLAENNNPQIEKNIYLKKASMKMIQENSEQICKYLSGLGLFKKGGKKTNETFFIELLSSAGASEFDIMHLTEIFKKLFFMYSC, from the coding sequence ATGAATTTTGAAAAAACGATTATTCTTTGCCGGCCGGAAACAAGTGCAAATATAGGAGCCGTATGCAGAGTTATGGCAAATACCGGTTTTAGCGATTTAAGGATTACGGGAAACAAGGAGGATTACGATGAAACGGAAGTCTTAAAACTGGCCCTTCACGCCTCCCATGTGTGGAAAAATGCTCATTTTTACCCTCCTACCATCGAAGGCTTAAAAGAAGCCGCATCGGATTGTTCAACCTTAATAGGCACGAGCAGGCGTACAGGCCATAAACGTAAAGATCTTGGCATGAGCCCCGAAGACCTCTGCCTTGATTTAAAAAGATTTTACGGAGGCAGATTAGGCCTTGTTTTTGGAAATGAGCGCACCGGTCTTACGGATGAAGAGATTAACCTATGCTCTTTTTCCGTTAATATTCCAGCTGAAGAAGACTTCGGCTCCTATAACCTTTCTCATGCAGTTCTGATTCTTTGTTATTCCATGTATATAGCGGAAAAAGGTAATACGCTAGCGGAAAATAATAATCCGCAAATAGAAAAAAACATTTATTTAAAAAAAGCTTCAATGAAAATGATTCAAGAAAACTCGGAACAGATATGCAAATACCTTTCAGGACTAGGTTTATTTAAAAAAGGAGGAAAAAAAACAAATGAAACCTTTTTTATTGAGCTTTTATCATCTGCGGGAGCCTCTGAATTCGATATAATGCATTTAACTGAAATTTTTAAGAAACTTTTTTTTATGTATAGTTGTTAA
- the pyrH gene encoding UMP kinase codes for MVTVLSVGGSIVAPDKPDFDFLDKFSKAVRGWLSQDSSRKLIMVIGGGAPAREYQNSYRTVCDLCKKNINNDEADWIGIMATRLNAQLVKAVFSDLCPNPVVYDPTAVDMFGGQILVAAGWKPGFSTDNDAVLLAERFSGQLVVNLSNIAKVYTDDPKKNPEAKPIDKISWEDFIKIVGTEWVPGKNTPFDPIASQRAQKAGIKVICAAGKDIENLENILNGKDFKGTVIG; via the coding sequence ATGGTAACTGTTTTGTCGGTAGGAGGCTCTATAGTAGCCCCGGATAAACCGGATTTTGATTTTTTGGATAAATTTTCAAAAGCTGTAAGAGGATGGCTTTCTCAAGACTCATCACGAAAGCTTATTATGGTGATAGGAGGCGGAGCTCCTGCAAGGGAGTATCAAAACTCTTATAGAACAGTCTGCGATTTGTGCAAAAAAAATATAAATAATGATGAAGCAGACTGGATAGGCATAATGGCTACAAGGCTTAATGCCCAGCTTGTAAAAGCCGTTTTTTCAGACCTTTGTCCTAACCCTGTAGTTTACGACCCAACTGCCGTTGATATGTTCGGAGGACAAATCTTAGTTGCTGCCGGCTGGAAACCCGGTTTTTCAACGGATAATGACGCAGTATTACTTGCAGAGAGGTTTTCAGGACAACTGGTAGTAAATCTTTCAAACATTGCCAAGGTTTATACCGATGATCCTAAAAAAAATCCTGAGGCAAAGCCGATTGATAAAATTTCTTGGGAAGATTTTATAAAAATAGTGGGGACGGAATGGGTGCCCGGAAAAAACACTCCTTTTGATCCTATAGCAAGCCAAAGAGCTCAAAAAGCCGGAATAAAGGTAATATGTGCAGCAGGAAAGGATATTGAAAATTTGGAAAACATTCTCAACGGTAAAGACTTTAAAGGAACGGTGATCGGCTAA
- a CDS encoding DnaJ domain-containing protein has translation MENYYNILNISKSADEEEIKKAYRNLAMRYHPDKNPGNKIAEEKFKRISEAYSILSNPQKRKDYDLGMENTFTSGRTYSQNENPFGEDIFTSEWWQKWRKVRKDNAKKKEKISRREAFKILIRGIILTIAGVLLFKSVIFLGVLGLLLALSLVSEGIIRIRKGYTAIFT, from the coding sequence ATGGAAAATTATTATAACATACTGAATATTTCTAAGTCTGCAGATGAAGAAGAAATAAAAAAGGCCTATAGAAATCTGGCTATGAGGTATCATCCCGACAAAAATCCTGGAAATAAAATAGCTGAAGAAAAATTTAAAAGGATAAGCGAGGCTTATTCAATATTATCAAATCCTCAAAAGAGAAAAGACTATGACCTTGGTATGGAAAATACATTTACATCGGGCCGAACATACAGCCAAAATGAAAACCCATTTGGAGAAGATATATTTACTTCAGAATGGTGGCAAAAATGGCGAAAAGTGCGGAAAGATAATGCCAAGAAAAAAGAAAAGATTAGCCGAAGAGAAGCCTTTAAGATCCTTATACGAGGCATAATACTAACCATAGCAGGGGTTCTGCTTTTCAAGAGTGTTATATTTTTAGGAGTTCTAGGCTTACTTTTAGCCTTATCCCTTGTTTCGGAAGGCATCATCCGAATACGGAAAGGCTATACAGCAATATTTACCTAA
- the infA gene encoding translation initiation factor IF-1, with amino-acid sequence MAKEEAIEVEGIVKESLPNTMFRVELKNGHVILAHLSGKMRKHYIKIVPGDTVKVALSPYDLTRGRIIFRER; translated from the coding sequence GTGGCTAAGGAAGAAGCAATTGAAGTGGAAGGTATTGTTAAGGAATCTCTTCCAAATACTATGTTTAGGGTTGAGCTAAAAAACGGACATGTTATTTTAGCTCATTTATCGGGAAAGATGCGGAAGCATTATATTAAAATCGTTCCGGGAGATACGGTCAAGGTTGCCCTATCCCCCTATGACTTAACTAGAGGCCGAATTATCTTCAGAGAAAGATAA